The following proteins are co-located in the Methylomonas sp. 11b genome:
- a CDS encoding SIR2 family protein — MDELKNRLIAHFEQAGSAPFLFIGSGFSRRYLNLEDWSSLLKLFTEGLKPYEYYLATANGDLPKVASLIAEDFHDKWWQDEKFKISREKNKSKLRDKTSALRIEICNHLNVIADVGFTETAYPEEVAALSKLNVDGIITTNWDLFLEKLFPDYRVYVGQSELLFSHPQSIAEIYKIHGSASRPSSLVLTREDYDLFEDKNPYLAAKIITLFVEHPIVFIGYSLSDKNISALLKAIVSCLGTENINKLRDNLVFIQRSNEAEPSYSKTLITIDGAQLPITIVKSDDFLPVYEALDATKRRIPARILRFCKEQLYELVQSAVPEKKMRVIDIDNIENSKDVEFVVGVGVAGGNTSEIGYQGLSAIDLFRDLIIEEDRKLDGSKILESTIPTLSKNCKYLPIYKYLRDVGINSLEECENRQLDITRHIEKTPAEFTSTIYARQFVKTERQKTAQEIIETNPAEKAAIFLSFVSKEKFDAKTVREFLVDNIDKLETSNSNYATYFRKVACLYDYYVYGWYIK, encoded by the coding sequence TTGGACGAGCTAAAAAATAGATTGATCGCTCATTTTGAACAAGCTGGGTCTGCGCCATTTCTATTTATTGGCTCAGGCTTTTCTAGACGCTATCTCAATTTGGAAGACTGGAGTTCTCTCCTAAAATTATTCACAGAAGGTCTGAAACCATATGAATACTATCTTGCAACGGCAAATGGGGATTTACCTAAAGTTGCATCTTTGATTGCAGAGGATTTTCACGATAAATGGTGGCAGGATGAAAAATTTAAAATTAGCCGAGAGAAGAACAAAAGCAAGTTACGCGATAAGACGTCCGCTTTGCGAATCGAAATTTGCAACCATTTAAATGTAATTGCGGATGTAGGCTTTACGGAAACCGCTTATCCAGAGGAAGTTGCCGCATTATCTAAGCTCAATGTAGATGGAATAATAACCACGAATTGGGATCTATTCCTGGAAAAGTTATTTCCAGATTATCGCGTATATGTGGGTCAAAGTGAGCTATTGTTTTCCCATCCACAATCAATTGCGGAAATATACAAAATTCATGGCTCAGCCTCTCGGCCATCCTCATTGGTACTTACTCGCGAAGATTATGACTTATTTGAAGACAAAAACCCTTATCTGGCGGCAAAAATAATTACACTTTTTGTTGAGCATCCAATTGTATTTATTGGGTATTCGCTTTCGGATAAAAATATTTCTGCATTACTAAAAGCTATTGTTTCTTGTTTAGGAACTGAAAATATAAATAAACTTCGAGATAACTTGGTTTTTATACAAAGATCAAATGAAGCTGAGCCTAGTTACAGCAAAACATTGATAACTATTGATGGCGCTCAACTCCCTATCACCATAGTTAAATCAGACGACTTTTTGCCTGTCTACGAAGCTTTAGATGCAACAAAGCGGAGGATCCCTGCTCGAATTTTGAGATTTTGCAAGGAACAACTTTATGAGTTAGTGCAGTCTGCGGTGCCGGAAAAAAAGATGCGAGTTATCGATATTGATAACATAGAGAACTCAAAGGATGTTGAGTTCGTTGTGGGTGTTGGAGTGGCCGGTGGCAATACTTCCGAAATTGGCTATCAAGGGTTAAGTGCAATCGATTTATTTAGAGACCTAATTATAGAAGAGGATCGTAAGCTAGACGGTTCAAAGATTTTGGAATCTACAATTCCAACTTTGTCCAAAAACTGCAAGTATTTGCCCATTTATAAATATCTAAGAGATGTAGGCATAAATTCGCTTGAAGAATGCGAAAACAGACAGCTTGATATTACAAGACATATAGAAAAGACTCCTGCCGAATTTACTAGTACTATTTATGCTCGGCAGTTTGTTAAAACCGAGCGCCAGAAAACAGCACAAGAAATTATTGAAACTAATCCAGCAGAGAAAGCGGCAATTTTTCTTTCATTTGTTTCCAAAGAAAAATTTGATGCTAAAACGGTGAGAGAATTTCTTGTTGACAACATCGATAAGCTTGAAACTTCAAACTCAAACTACGCCACGTATTTTCGAAAAGTTGCTTGCCTTTACGATTACTACGTCTATGGTTGGTACATAAAATAG
- the drmC gene encoding DISARM system phospholipase D-like protein DrmC has protein sequence MTNVRKDLFVLIDKLVKKAPVDWMNAVCETLRSIDADASSDRIIKKLPSTNNTDLSFLVGETVRMASNTMSWEALSWALDSSFEVYQQTLASQRIELLWSGPTPVAQIPARRIDQALYDLIAAAKSEILLVTFAASKIQRLVSELVNARQRGVKIRLILEFEQSSEGQLSYDALKAFPETFVQNIEVYCWPVEKRYRNQAGRPGKLHAKLAIVDDTVLISSANLTDDAFNRNLEVGVMIQNNEFLINTKNYIGSLISCGILSRLTTMVPIVLAPNHTE, from the coding sequence ATGACCAACGTGCGTAAAGATTTATTTGTATTGATTGACAAGCTAGTCAAGAAAGCACCGGTTGATTGGATGAATGCCGTATGCGAAACACTTAGGTCGATTGATGCTGATGCGTCATCAGACAGGATTATCAAAAAACTACCGTCAACGAATAATACCGATCTTTCATTTCTGGTTGGTGAAACGGTGCGAATGGCTTCCAACACCATGTCTTGGGAGGCATTGAGTTGGGCTCTTGATTCGAGTTTTGAAGTTTATCAACAAACCTTAGCCTCTCAACGTATCGAATTACTTTGGTCAGGCCCAACGCCGGTTGCACAGATTCCTGCCCGCCGAATCGATCAGGCTCTTTACGATTTAATTGCTGCAGCCAAAAGTGAAATTTTGCTGGTTACATTTGCGGCGTCGAAGATTCAGCGGCTTGTAAGTGAATTGGTCAATGCTCGACAGCGTGGTGTAAAAATCCGGTTGATCCTTGAGTTCGAACAAAGCTCCGAGGGGCAATTAAGCTACGATGCGTTGAAAGCTTTTCCAGAAACCTTTGTACAGAATATTGAAGTTTATTGCTGGCCAGTAGAGAAACGCTATAGAAATCAAGCCGGACGTCCAGGAAAACTTCATGCGAAGTTAGCAATTGTTGACGATACGGTTTTGATTTCCAGTGCAAACCTGACGGATGATGCGTTTAATCGAAATTTGGAAGTTGGAGTGATGATCCAAAACAACGAGTTTCTTATAAATACGAAGAACTATATTGGGTCGCTGATTTCATGCGGAATTTTAAGCCGGCTAACAACTATGGTCCCGATAGTACTGGCGCCGAACCACACTGAATAA
- the drmB gene encoding DUF1998 domain-containing protein, with amino-acid sequence MNELGELRPSQLIFTFGIGSLVDLPNMSALVMGLDDWDTRYCKEIEEDRLIAAVQKRLGAQMNRLYMPPIKLDSMDRDPTAPAIGVPVVPFPRWMRCSLCDTLATVESGVFKLIQDPYRPDRTEYVHQGCLKSLGGRSPSALSVRFLLACREGHLTDFSWSSFVHKGNVPCRPATLSMREFGASGDASDIIVKCHKCGTERRMADAFDPAAEYACTGHHPHLRLVENDCKEKAKPILLGASNSWFPIALSALSIPRATDKLGKLVEEQWAKLMNANSLAKLGFYREEQQTYQSLIPLFAEFSDEEIWVAIEEKRAGQQSALPAEDLKLPEWMAFSNPESSKENRDFKLKRVSPPKGFEAFLEDTVLVERIREVRTLLGFTRIESNADFAEATIIQDGRMTKLCRENPSWLPAAEVRGEGLFLRIREDVLVAWQSKDEVKQLEQEFFESHKAWRRLRKLEPVQDGFPGIRLILLHSLSHALMRQIVLDCGYTASSVRERLYSRNPGEDGGPMTGILLYTAAPDSEGTLGGLVELGDPLTLGRHLQQALESMRLCASDPLCSEHRPDTLGRGIHGACCHACQFTAETSCERGNRYLDRSVLVDTFSARGTAFFE; translated from the coding sequence ATGAACGAACTTGGAGAACTGCGCCCCAGCCAGTTAATTTTTACCTTTGGCATTGGCTCATTAGTCGATTTGCCGAACATGTCGGCTCTGGTAATGGGACTGGACGACTGGGATACTCGGTATTGTAAGGAGATCGAGGAAGATCGCTTGATCGCCGCGGTACAAAAGCGCCTCGGTGCACAGATGAACAGGCTTTACATGCCACCAATAAAGTTGGATAGCATGGACCGTGATCCGACGGCGCCGGCCATCGGTGTGCCGGTGGTGCCATTTCCGCGCTGGATGCGCTGTTCGTTATGTGACACCTTGGCGACTGTCGAGTCCGGGGTTTTTAAATTGATTCAAGACCCTTATCGCCCGGATCGGACGGAATATGTCCATCAAGGTTGCTTGAAAAGTTTGGGTGGACGATCTCCATCGGCCTTGTCGGTACGTTTTTTATTGGCATGCCGCGAGGGCCATTTAACCGATTTTTCTTGGTCAAGTTTTGTGCACAAAGGCAATGTCCCTTGTCGGCCGGCGACATTGAGCATGCGGGAGTTCGGCGCCTCGGGTGACGCCTCTGACATTATTGTGAAGTGTCATAAGTGCGGTACAGAACGGCGTATGGCCGACGCATTTGATCCGGCGGCCGAATATGCATGCACGGGTCATCATCCACATTTGCGCCTGGTTGAAAATGACTGCAAAGAAAAAGCAAAACCCATTTTGCTTGGTGCGTCGAATAGCTGGTTTCCCATAGCTCTTTCTGCGTTATCTATACCTCGTGCCACTGACAAATTGGGGAAATTGGTTGAAGAACAGTGGGCCAAGCTGATGAACGCGAATTCGTTAGCGAAACTGGGCTTTTATCGAGAGGAGCAACAGACCTATCAATCGCTAATTCCCTTATTTGCGGAATTTTCTGACGAAGAAATCTGGGTAGCCATTGAGGAAAAACGCGCAGGACAACAGAGTGCCCTACCTGCCGAAGATTTGAAGCTGCCCGAATGGATGGCTTTCTCAAATCCGGAGTCATCCAAGGAAAATCGAGACTTCAAATTAAAGCGAGTATCACCGCCAAAAGGGTTTGAGGCGTTTCTCGAAGACACGGTCTTAGTGGAACGAATCCGTGAGGTGCGGACTTTGTTAGGATTTACCCGAATCGAATCTAACGCTGATTTTGCCGAAGCAACGATCATTCAAGATGGTCGTATGACCAAACTCTGTCGAGAAAATCCAAGCTGGTTGCCGGCAGCGGAAGTACGTGGCGAAGGCTTATTTTTGCGCATCCGAGAAGATGTTCTTGTGGCCTGGCAATCGAAAGATGAGGTCAAGCAACTTGAGCAAGAGTTTTTCGAGTCACATAAAGCATGGCGCCGACTGAGAAAACTTGAACCTGTGCAAGATGGCTTTCCAGGTATCCGACTGATTCTTTTGCACTCGTTATCCCATGCTTTGATGCGACAGATCGTTTTGGACTGCGGCTATACGGCTTCCAGTGTTCGTGAGCGATTGTATTCGCGCAACCCTGGAGAAGATGGCGGACCTATGACTGGCATATTGTTGTACACCGCGGCGCCGGATAGTGAAGGTACGCTGGGCGGTTTAGTCGAATTGGGTGATCCACTCACTTTAGGGCGGCACCTTCAACAAGCGCTAGAGAGTATGCGCTTATGTGCGTCTGATCCGTTGTGTTCGGAACATAGACCCGATACGCTGGGCCGAGGCATTCACGGTGCTTGCTGCCATGCTTGCCAATTTACCGCGGAAACGTCGTGCGAACGAGGCAATAGGTATCTGGATCGATCAGTACTTGTCGATACATTTTCCGCCCGCGGCACAGCGTTTTTTGAATGA